Proteins encoded within one genomic window of Methanothrix harundinacea 6Ac:
- a CDS encoding signal-recognition-particle GTPase, with protein MPKAKNLKEAYNNLVVEPLETAEEFRDFYVERPAKAPSPIEELRDRIEISDRKEKYLFLGFRGSGKSTELNRLLDMIDPHRFLVVSYSIRDQLNVSDFDFRDFFVSMALMIYDRAEVDGVKLNRDIEEDFKDFVKRITKVEEDEVSGSRAAGISLTLAKVLLLKLGREAKTREYVRKELEMQISDLIQRLNWLIVDVEDKTDKKLVVIVDDLDKLTRVEQAEEFFYKNYELLTQPSCFVIYTFPIPLTFNPYFENVRPAFDDAIILPQLPVINRDGSRNETNLGFYRSVVRNRMEDHLIDDAVLDEAILSTGKLSEFVSIMRDATIKAYRNKREKIVNEDVESALEKLRRTYDRTLTEAHKRRALAIHESKEARDLDKDDGISRELLFSLTAVEYEDENGRWCDVDPLLLPLVEKWKMQE; from the coding sequence ATGCCGAAGGCGAAGAACTTGAAAGAGGCCTACAACAACCTGGTGGTGGAGCCGCTAGAGACCGCGGAGGAGTTCAGGGATTTTTACGTCGAGAGGCCGGCGAAGGCGCCATCCCCCATCGAGGAGCTGAGGGACCGGATCGAGATCTCGGATCGGAAGGAGAAGTACCTCTTTCTCGGGTTCAGGGGTTCGGGGAAGAGCACGGAGCTGAACCGGCTTCTTGATATGATCGATCCCCACCGGTTTCTTGTGGTCAGCTACTCGATCCGTGACCAGCTGAACGTCAGCGACTTCGACTTTCGAGACTTCTTCGTCTCGATGGCCCTGATGATCTACGACAGGGCAGAGGTCGACGGCGTCAAGCTCAACCGGGACATCGAGGAGGACTTCAAGGATTTCGTAAAGCGCATCACAAAGGTCGAAGAGGATGAGGTTTCCGGGTCCAGAGCCGCGGGGATCTCTTTGACCCTCGCCAAAGTTCTCCTCCTGAAGCTGGGTCGAGAGGCGAAGACCCGGGAATACGTCCGAAAAGAGCTGGAGATGCAGATCAGCGACCTCATCCAGAGGCTCAACTGGCTGATCGTCGACGTAGAGGATAAGACCGATAAGAAGCTCGTCGTCATCGTCGACGACCTGGACAAGCTCACCCGCGTCGAGCAGGCGGAGGAGTTCTTCTACAAGAACTACGAGCTTCTCACCCAGCCGAGCTGTTTTGTGATTTACACCTTCCCTATCCCCCTCACCTTCAACCCCTACTTCGAGAACGTCAGGCCCGCCTTCGACGACGCTATAATCCTGCCGCAGCTTCCGGTGATCAACAGAGACGGCAGCAGAAACGAGACGAACCTCGGCTTTTACAGATCCGTTGTAAGAAACCGGATGGAGGATCACCTGATCGACGACGCCGTTCTGGACGAGGCTATCCTCTCCACCGGAAAGCTCTCGGAGTTCGTCTCGATCATGAGAGACGCCACGATCAAGGCTTACCGAAATAAGAGAGAAAAGATAGTGAACGAGGACGTGGAGAGCGCCCTTGAGAAGCTGAGGAGGACTTACGACAGAACCCTCACCGAGGCCCACAAGCGCAGGGCTCTGGCGATCCACGAATCGAAGGAGGCCCGCGACCTGGACAAGGACGATGGCATAAGCAGAGAGCTTCTCTTCAGCCTGACGGCCGTCGAGTACGAGGACGAGAACGGAAGATGGTGCGACGTAGATCCGCTGCTTCTTCCCCTGGTGGAAAAATGGAAGATGCAAGAATAG
- a CDS encoding pyridoxamine 5'-phosphate oxidase family protein, whose protein sequence is MPPDVRATLEKQKPAPVATADASGTPNVVYVGFLKVLDDETIMIGDNFFYKTAANLAENPKVSILCYDTETKKSFQIKGTATVHKEGKHFDEMTKWVLAVNNKLPAKAAVVVKVEEVFNAMWGPTAGKKVV, encoded by the coding sequence ATGCCACCAGATGTAAGAGCAACCCTGGAGAAGCAGAAGCCCGCCCCCGTCGCCACCGCCGACGCCTCGGGAACGCCGAACGTCGTCTACGTCGGGTTCTTGAAGGTCCTCGACGACGAGACGATCATGATCGGAGACAACTTCTTCTACAAGACGGCGGCAAACCTCGCCGAGAACCCCAAGGTATCGATCCTCTGCTACGACACCGAGACGAAGAAGTCCTTCCAGATCAAGGGGACTGCGACGGTCCATAAGGAGGGGAAGCACTTCGACGAGATGACCAAGTGGGTTCTTGCCGTCAACAACAAGCTTCCGGCGAAGGCGGCCGTGGTGGTGAAGGTGGAGGAGGTCTTCAACGCCATGTGGGGGCCGACGGCGGGAAAGAAGGTAGTCTGA
- a CDS encoding pyridoxamine 5'-phosphate oxidase family protein, with amino-acid sequence MVKMPTEVRETLEKQWPIPFATASTEGKPNVVFMGILKVKDDETLVFADNFFNKTAANLAENPWASVVCWSKDPRSSYQIKGRVAFAEEGPIFEEMAESVRARKPDLQMRRAVIFKVEEIYEANSGPTAGDRIV; translated from the coding sequence ATGGTGAAGATGCCCACCGAGGTGAGAGAGACCCTGGAGAAGCAGTGGCCTATCCCCTTCGCCACCGCCTCCACCGAAGGAAAGCCGAACGTCGTCTTCATGGGAATCCTGAAGGTAAAAGACGACGAGACCCTGGTCTTTGCCGACAACTTCTTCAACAAGACCGCAGCGAACCTGGCGGAGAACCCTTGGGCTTCGGTCGTCTGCTGGTCGAAGGACCCCAGGAGCTCCTACCAGATCAAGGGGAGGGTGGCCTTCGCGGAGGAGGGGCCGATCTTCGAGGAGATGGCAGAGTCGGTCCGGGCCCGCAAGCCCGACCTCCAGATGAGGCGGGCCGTGATCTTCAAGGTCGAGGAGATCTACGAGGCGAACTCCGGCCCCACCGCCGGGGATAGGATCGTTTGA
- the cfbB gene encoding Ni-sirohydrochlorin a,c-diamide synthase, whose translation MSSEIPRVLLAGDRSSSGKTTIVAGLLSALRNRDLTVQSYKVALDYIDPSYHTGITGRWCRNLDGHLMPEETVREVYAHAAEGAEVAVIEGVRGLYEGYDGDRGSTAQIAKMLKAPVILVVDARSITRSAAALVKGYIDFDPAVDIRGVILNKVGGGRHADKAISAIRDHAGVEVVGVIPRDDSMHLAMRHLGLVPMLEGEKRHAGFAERLDKIRRVVEEGLDIDRILEIAAEAEPLPTPELDLYRPSREGDGVRIGVALDEAFNFYYRDNLELIELSGAEVVPVSPVHDQSLPEVDGLYIGGGYPELYAKELSENRSMIGSIRGAHEEGVPIFAECGGLMYLCEEIDWGGESRPAVGLVPAKTRKGGQRIVSYTEGTFLRDCSMGPRGASFLGHEFHHSELVLDPGAEVEYAIRLRRGTGIDGVRDGIVDGNLVASYNHFHGASYRLFPSHFIKSAREARDK comes from the coding sequence ATGAGCTCTGAGATCCCGCGGGTCCTCCTGGCGGGGGACCGAAGCTCCAGCGGCAAGACGACGATCGTGGCGGGGCTCCTCTCAGCCCTTCGGAACAGGGATCTAACGGTCCAGTCCTACAAGGTCGCCCTCGACTACATCGACCCGAGCTACCACACCGGGATCACCGGCCGGTGGTGTCGGAACCTCGACGGCCACCTGATGCCGGAGGAGACGGTCCGGGAGGTCTACGCCCACGCCGCCGAGGGGGCGGAGGTCGCCGTCATCGAGGGGGTGCGGGGGCTCTACGAGGGGTACGACGGCGATCGCGGCAGCACCGCCCAGATCGCCAAGATGCTGAAGGCGCCGGTGATCCTGGTGGTGGACGCGCGGTCCATCACCCGGAGCGCTGCGGCCCTGGTGAAGGGGTACATCGACTTCGACCCCGCTGTCGATATCAGGGGCGTCATCCTCAATAAGGTCGGGGGCGGTCGCCACGCCGATAAGGCGATCTCCGCGATCCGGGATCACGCCGGGGTGGAGGTCGTCGGCGTCATCCCCCGGGACGACTCGATGCACCTAGCCATGCGCCACCTGGGGCTCGTCCCTATGCTGGAGGGGGAGAAGAGGCACGCGGGGTTCGCCGAGCGGCTGGATAAGATCCGCCGGGTGGTGGAGGAGGGGCTCGATATCGACCGGATCCTGGAGATCGCCGCCGAGGCGGAGCCCCTGCCGACGCCGGAGCTGGACCTTTACCGGCCCAGCCGGGAGGGCGACGGCGTCAGGATCGGCGTCGCCCTGGATGAGGCCTTCAACTTCTACTACCGGGACAACCTGGAGCTGATCGAGCTATCGGGGGCGGAGGTCGTTCCCGTCAGCCCGGTCCACGACCAGAGCCTGCCGGAGGTGGACGGCCTCTACATCGGCGGGGGGTATCCCGAGCTTTACGCAAAGGAGCTATCGGAGAACCGGTCGATGATCGGGTCCATCAGGGGGGCCCACGAGGAGGGGGTCCCCATCTTCGCCGAGTGCGGAGGGCTGATGTACCTCTGTGAGGAGATCGACTGGGGCGGAGAGTCCCGCCCGGCCGTCGGCCTGGTTCCGGCAAAGACCAGGAAGGGGGGGCAAAGGATCGTCAGCTACACCGAGGGCACCTTCCTTCGCGACTGCTCCATGGGCCCCCGGGGCGCATCCTTCCTCGGCCACGAGTTCCACCACTCGGAGCTGGTCCTGGACCCGGGAGCAGAGGTGGAGTACGCCATCCGCCTCCGGCGGGGGACGGGGATCGATGGGGTGAGAGACGGGATCGTCGATGGGAACCTCGTCGCCTCCTACAACCACTTCCACGGAGCATCCTATCGGCTCTTCCCGAGCCATTTCATAAAGTCCGCCCGGGAGGCAAGGGATAAATAA
- the cfbC gene encoding Ni-sirohydrochlorin a,c-diamide reductive cyclase ATP-dependent reductase subunit: MSQVKHVAIYGKGGIGKSCTASNVAAACAEKGLRVLMVGCDPKSDSTITLVGRRIPTMMDLIRAGGEIAEEDVVFEGYGGVRCIEVGGPEPGVGCAGRGIIVAIEFLRKVSKVLDEIDLTLYDVPGDIVCGGFSAPIRKGLVTEAYIITSGEYMPIYAANNICRGLRRLNTPLAGVICNSREAAGEREIVEKFARELGSEMVAFIPKDPIVQRCERRGVSVIEGAPDSEIAQVYRRLAEHVAGDSKPRHPSPIDDDKLRELSLI; this comes from the coding sequence ATGTCCCAGGTTAAGCATGTTGCGATATACGGCAAAGGGGGGATCGGAAAGTCCTGCACCGCCTCCAACGTAGCGGCCGCCTGTGCCGAGAAAGGTCTTCGGGTGCTGATGGTCGGCTGCGACCCCAAGAGCGACTCGACGATAACCCTGGTCGGACGGAGGATCCCGACGATGATGGATCTGATCCGGGCCGGGGGCGAGATCGCCGAGGAGGACGTCGTCTTCGAGGGGTACGGCGGCGTCAGGTGCATCGAGGTGGGGGGGCCGGAGCCCGGCGTCGGCTGCGCCGGCCGGGGGATCATTGTCGCCATCGAGTTTCTCAGGAAGGTCTCGAAGGTCCTGGACGAGATCGACCTCACCCTCTACGACGTGCCGGGGGACATCGTCTGCGGCGGGTTCTCCGCCCCCATCAGGAAGGGGCTGGTCACCGAGGCCTACATCATAACCTCGGGGGAGTACATGCCGATCTACGCCGCCAACAACATCTGTCGCGGGCTGAGGAGGCTGAACACCCCCCTGGCGGGGGTGATATGCAACTCCCGGGAGGCCGCCGGCGAACGGGAGATCGTGGAGAAGTTCGCTCGGGAGCTCGGAAGCGAAATGGTCGCCTTCATCCCCAAAGATCCCATCGTCCAGAGGTGCGAGAGGCGGGGTGTCTCGGTGATCGAGGGGGCGCCCGACTCGGAGATCGCCCAAGTCTACCGGAGGCTGGCGGAGCACGTCGCCGGGGACTCAAAGCCGAGGCATCCCTCGCCCATCGATGATGATAAGCTCCGGGAGCTGTCCCTGATATGA
- a CDS encoding S-layer protein domain-containing protein, with the protein MRLASIAGRRERGTFGSRALLSVGAVFYLLTMTMGALGQVPMAEVRGTFSGGNGSWDAESFGWFYYDLDEGVGGERLAAEAEERRIPEGHLYYSSRVWTEEFDYPGWGRYQAVAFLGKKYLAGYLKSNFTDAVSALEEGELREVLLDYEGIQTATSKAPLFLEGGYWIEVAGASSDGKMAYLILKKNGVEVDRAVVRVGDTYTYKVGDHRLPIIIASVSAAMQGTQMAIVDIDGLFQVRDVPTFKIEVGDQIGAMEVTALAEGRIELENARDIILRRGSTIPLAGGLMLRVRDTPELIYYPLGEITEYGLHKIRGPVYSESSQVPISTAVGDFVGYAAARWNDENFTGFYFDDDKKMGSESLIIHRTDERYIRTPAREGPRLVDGAEYICFVHEVEFEFDPWGSYQVVCFLGDVWFVGYGTTARLDVKPISMLAQEQIGRIIIDTDQRDTAVAGDLYYLGEGYTLSIRDVTKDEVKDDKIFIELRKNNQLVDTAVMRPNSTYIYKRDVGNVKDLPIIALHVENIFSDGEDQFAIIDGLFQVSDSQFLPIKAGDELGEMTVVLIGPDLGIYMVNMDYINLKRDSVVGILPGMNIAVADNDTLRYYIYKNEYVLPPPEVVEIYLPQEPVPSGGVANFSAFIRAGDIVSVTAETVDAGGRRVIQGDLTRSGVGARDQWLYSWQWNATVPALSDDGTLLPESDLQGGVLKLNDTAEPVPVSVNFDTSGRIGLIRDTAGEIYYISPAEYERLGLNATYAEMASDEALRNRYVKIEAGASEIRFFQVVDGNAVLGNRSHKLWFSPQGIEPHLVRVGAPAGRYEVRLRVENAMNALQATGLYFEVSGSKLWSAAVGSATVRAGERFALPLEIPPSENGTMVALTYDPRRLTFEGIEDGAEEGCGLSPDLSEEGTIGLEVPGGCSAFNLTFRAGMAEGESEVGIREMGGGEFRRVINGTVNVTAPAEPRGRIPAPGAAFALLAVGLAFALAGRRRR; encoded by the coding sequence ATGAGATTAGCATCTATCGCCGGTAGAAGAGAGAGGGGAACCTTCGGCTCCAGGGCCCTCCTATCCGTCGGGGCGGTCTTCTATCTATTGACCATGACCATGGGGGCCTTGGGGCAGGTGCCGATGGCCGAGGTCCGGGGCACCTTCTCCGGTGGGAACGGGAGCTGGGACGCCGAGAGCTTCGGCTGGTTCTACTACGACCTGGACGAGGGGGTCGGAGGCGAGAGGCTCGCCGCGGAGGCTGAAGAGAGACGGATCCCGGAGGGTCACCTCTACTATTCGAGCAGGGTCTGGACCGAGGAGTTCGACTACCCCGGATGGGGCCGCTATCAGGCCGTCGCCTTCCTGGGAAAGAAGTACCTGGCCGGCTACCTGAAGAGCAACTTCACCGACGCCGTCTCCGCCCTGGAGGAGGGGGAGCTCCGGGAGGTCCTCCTCGACTATGAGGGGATCCAGACCGCCACCTCCAAGGCCCCCCTCTTCCTCGAGGGCGGCTACTGGATCGAGGTGGCGGGGGCCTCCTCCGATGGGAAGATGGCCTACCTGATATTGAAGAAGAACGGCGTCGAGGTGGATCGGGCGGTGGTGAGGGTGGGGGATACCTACACATACAAGGTGGGAGACCACCGCCTTCCCATCATCATCGCCTCCGTCAGCGCGGCGATGCAGGGGACCCAGATGGCGATCGTCGACATCGACGGCCTCTTCCAGGTCCGGGACGTGCCCACCTTCAAGATAGAGGTTGGAGACCAGATCGGCGCGATGGAGGTGACAGCCCTCGCCGAGGGGAGGATAGAGCTGGAGAACGCCCGGGACATCATCCTCCGGCGGGGGAGCACCATCCCCCTCGCCGGAGGCCTGATGCTGAGGGTGAGAGACACCCCTGAGCTGATCTACTACCCCCTGGGGGAGATCACGGAGTACGGCCTCCACAAGATCAGGGGGCCGGTTTATAGCGAGAGCTCCCAGGTTCCGATCAGCACGGCCGTCGGAGATTTTGTCGGATACGCCGCGGCCCGATGGAACGACGAGAACTTTACAGGTTTTTATTTTGATGATGATAAAAAAATGGGTTCGGAGAGCTTGATAATTCACAGAACCGATGAGAGATACATAAGAACCCCCGCCAGAGAGGGGCCTAGGCTGGTGGATGGAGCTGAGTATATATGCTTCGTCCATGAGGTGGAGTTCGAGTTCGATCCTTGGGGCAGCTATCAGGTGGTCTGCTTTCTGGGAGACGTCTGGTTTGTGGGTTATGGAACCACCGCCCGCCTGGATGTGAAGCCGATCAGCATGCTGGCCCAAGAGCAGATCGGCCGCATCATCATCGACACCGACCAGAGAGATACGGCCGTGGCGGGAGATCTCTACTACCTGGGGGAGGGGTATACCCTCTCCATCCGCGATGTCACCAAGGATGAGGTCAAAGACGACAAGATCTTCATCGAACTGAGAAAGAACAACCAGCTGGTGGACACCGCAGTGATGAGACCGAACTCAACGTATATCTACAAGAGAGACGTGGGCAACGTCAAAGACCTGCCCATAATCGCCCTTCACGTGGAGAACATCTTCAGCGACGGTGAGGATCAGTTCGCCATAATTGACGGCCTATTTCAGGTATCCGACAGCCAATTTCTCCCCATAAAGGCCGGTGACGAGCTCGGCGAAATGACCGTCGTTTTAATCGGGCCCGATCTCGGGATCTACATGGTCAACATGGACTACATCAACCTGAAGCGCGATTCCGTCGTCGGCATCCTCCCGGGGATGAACATCGCCGTCGCCGACAACGATACCCTCCGATATTACATCTACAAGAATGAATACGTACTGCCACCTCCCGAGGTTGTAGAGATTTACCTTCCACAAGAGCCGGTCCCCTCGGGGGGGGTGGCCAACTTCTCGGCGTTCATCAGGGCTGGGGATATCGTCAGCGTCACCGCCGAGACCGTCGACGCCGGGGGTCGGCGGGTGATCCAGGGAGACCTCACCCGGTCGGGGGTCGGGGCGAGGGACCAGTGGCTCTACTCCTGGCAGTGGAACGCCACCGTTCCCGCCCTCAGCGACGACGGGACCCTCCTTCCCGAGTCGGACCTTCAGGGAGGGGTCCTGAAGCTGAACGATACCGCCGAGCCGGTGCCGGTCTCGGTGAACTTCGACACCTCCGGGAGGATCGGCCTGATCCGGGACACGGCGGGAGAGATCTACTACATATCCCCCGCCGAGTACGAGAGGCTGGGGCTAAACGCCACATACGCGGAGATGGCCTCCGACGAGGCCCTCCGGAATAGGTACGTCAAGATCGAGGCCGGGGCGAGCGAGATCAGGTTCTTCCAGGTCGTCGACGGCAATGCAGTCCTCGGCAATAGGAGTCACAAGCTCTGGTTCTCGCCCCAGGGGATCGAGCCCCACCTAGTCCGGGTCGGAGCCCCGGCGGGGCGGTATGAGGTGAGGCTGAGGGTGGAGAACGCCATGAACGCCCTCCAGGCGACGGGGCTCTACTTCGAGGTCTCAGGATCGAAACTCTGGTCCGCCGCCGTCGGGTCGGCGACGGTCCGGGCCGGCGAGAGGTTCGCCCTCCCCCTGGAGATCCCGCCGTCGGAGAACGGGACGATGGTGGCCCTCACCTATGACCCCCGCCGCCTCACCTTCGAGGGGATCGAGGACGGGGCCGAAGAGGGGTGCGGCCTCTCTCCGGACTTATCGGAGGAGGGAACGATCGGCCTCGAGGTCCCAGGAGGCTGCTCCGCCTTCAACCTCACCTTCCGGGCCGGGATGGCGGAGGGGGAGAGCGAGGTGGGGATCAGGGAGATGGGGGGGGGAGAGTTCAGAAGGGTAATCAACGGGACTGTGAACGTCACCGCCCCTGCAGAGCCGAGGGGGAGGATCCCGGCGCCGGGGGCGGCCTTCGCCCTGCTGGCGGTGGGGCTAGCCTTCGCCCTGGCGGGACGGCGGAGGAGGTAG
- a CDS encoding proline dehydrogenase family protein — MEMTGSEDRWALPDLAGALRWCRGRNARGIRCTLDVLGENARNEEAAAGSVDAYRSCLTALEEEEGLSASISVKLTDLGALFDRRLCLENLRTLSREAAQAGVGFEIDMEGKPLVEFTLEAALECAAEGPLTLAVAANFDRTTDDLEAFLGSGIRPRLVKGAYPGDVADFREVQERLKGLVEAALAFERPFSLATHDPEVIEWALGRLSEEKTLVEFGFLMGLSDLTKEKLAGQGWAVSEYVPFGSRRRAYQARRLQYLRELARLGREPAP, encoded by the coding sequence ATGGAGATGACGGGATCAGAGGACCGCTGGGCCCTCCCGGACCTGGCGGGGGCGTTGAGGTGGTGCAGAGGGAGGAACGCTCGGGGCATCCGCTGCACCCTGGACGTTCTGGGGGAGAACGCCAGGAATGAGGAGGCGGCTGCAGGGTCGGTGGATGCCTACCGCTCCTGCCTGACAGCTCTTGAGGAAGAGGAGGGGCTTTCCGCCTCCATATCGGTGAAGCTGACCGACCTCGGGGCGCTCTTCGACCGGAGGCTCTGCCTGGAGAACCTGCGAACCCTCTCCAGAGAGGCCGCACAAGCCGGGGTCGGCTTTGAGATCGACATGGAGGGAAAGCCCCTGGTGGAGTTCACCCTCGAGGCGGCCCTGGAATGCGCGGCCGAGGGGCCCCTCACCCTGGCCGTCGCCGCGAACTTCGACCGGACGACCGATGACCTGGAGGCCTTTCTCGGGAGCGGGATCCGGCCCCGGCTGGTGAAGGGGGCATACCCCGGCGACGTCGCCGATTTCCGGGAGGTCCAGGAGCGCTTGAAGGGTCTGGTGGAGGCGGCCCTCGCTTTTGAGAGGCCCTTCTCTCTTGCGACCCACGATCCGGAGGTCATAGAGTGGGCCCTGGGGCGGCTATCAGAAGAGAAGACCCTCGTGGAGTTCGGCTTTCTGATGGGGCTATCCGATCTGACCAAGGAGAAGCTTGCGGGCCAGGGGTGGGCGGTCTCCGAGTACGTCCCCTTCGGCTCGCGGCGGCGGGCGTACCAGGCGAGGAGGCTCCAGTATCTGAGGGAGCTCGCCCGCCTGGGGCGGGAGCCAGCCCCCTAG
- a CDS encoding binding protein — protein MRDEILSRPELANVKAVRDGRVHVLNSKANSGLRSIIGELYLAKWFHPQLFEDVDPGEVHQDMIRRFFDLELDGAYAYP, from the coding sequence GTGAGGGACGAGATCCTCTCCCGGCCGGAGCTCGCCAACGTCAAAGCCGTCAGGGACGGGAGGGTTCACGTCCTAAACAGCAAGGCCAACAGCGGTTTGCGGTCCATAATCGGGGAGCTTTATCTCGCCAAGTGGTTCCATCCCCAGCTCTTCGAGGATGTCGACCCCGGAGAGGTTCACCAGGATATGATCCGAAGGTTCTTCGACCTGGAGCTCGATGGAGCCTACGCTTATCCCTGA
- a CDS encoding tyrosine-type recombinase/integrase has product MNIVSPHTLRHLHAVAALDSGVPLNDLQQQLGHTNLKTTSIYLKADINHRRKRYEGFNI; this is encoded by the coding sequence ATGAACATCGTCAGCCCACACACCTTGCGCCATCTGCATGCTGTGGCTGCTTTGGATAGCGGTGTTCCATTGAATGACTTACAGCAGCAGCTAGGCCACACCAATCTGAAGACGACCTCAATCTATCTGAAGGCGGACATCAACCACCGGCGGAAGAGGTACGAGGGATTCAATATCTAA
- a CDS encoding ribose-phosphate diphosphokinase, which produces MIIGGPSSQLLGGRIAAILKEDLALCEYSSFPDGEAYTQVCSDLDDRIVVVQSTPSDRDIIQLLQLLDVCRGRKIDLVIPYFGYARQDKQFKPGEPLSARAMAGAIDSFLAEGSRIFTINIHDRSVLNNFRHEATDLDATPLLSDEIKKMGLDDPVIISPDKGAVRMARAAAERLGVPYDYLEKTRHSGTEVSMAPKEIDAAGRDVVILDDMIATGGTMAQAISILKSKGAKRVYLGSVHPVLTGSAVLKLCRAGVESIIATDTLEKAVSTVTVAGLVAEAIRR; this is translated from the coding sequence ATGATCATCGGTGGACCATCCTCCCAGCTTCTGGGGGGTAGGATAGCGGCAATTTTAAAAGAAGATCTGGCTTTGTGCGAGTACAGCAGCTTTCCCGATGGCGAGGCTTATACTCAGGTCTGCTCCGACCTCGACGATCGGATCGTCGTCGTCCAGAGCACCCCCTCGGACCGGGACATCATCCAGCTCCTCCAGCTTCTGGACGTCTGCCGGGGAAGGAAGATCGACCTCGTCATCCCCTACTTCGGCTACGCCCGCCAGGACAAGCAGTTCAAGCCCGGCGAGCCCCTATCCGCGAGGGCGATGGCCGGAGCCATCGACTCCTTCCTCGCGGAGGGCTCCCGGATCTTCACCATCAACATCCACGACCGGTCGGTCCTCAACAACTTCCGACACGAGGCCACGGACCTCGACGCAACGCCTCTTCTTTCCGACGAGATCAAAAAGATGGGGCTGGACGACCCGGTGATCATATCCCCCGACAAGGGGGCGGTCCGGATGGCGAGGGCCGCCGCCGAGAGGCTCGGCGTCCCCTACGACTACCTGGAGAAGACGAGGCACAGCGGGACCGAGGTCTCGATGGCTCCAAAGGAGATCGACGCCGCCGGAAGGGACGTCGTCATCCTCGACGACATGATCGCCACCGGCGGGACGATGGCCCAGGCGATATCGATCCTCAAGTCGAAGGGGGCGAAGAGGGTCTACCTCGGCTCGGTCCATCCCGTCCTGACGGGGAGTGCCGTCCTGAAATTGTGCCGGGCGGGGGTCGAGTCGATCATCGCGACCGACACCCTGGAGAAGGCGGTGAGCACCGTGACGGTCGCGGGGCTCGTCGCCGAGGCAATCCGGCGGTAG